A segment of the Myxosarcina sp. GI1 genome:
TTATTACAGGCTTGCCCGATGCTTACGGTAGGGGTAGAATTATCGGCGATTATCGTCGAGTAGCTTTATATGGTTGCGATCGCCTAATTGCAGACAAACAACAACAATTGTCGTCCCTGGAAGTAGATACCTTTGACGAAGAGGTAATTCGCCTGCGGGAAGAAATTTCCGAACAAATTAGGGCACTCAAAGAACTTGTAGAGATGGCGGCTAGTTATGGTTGCGATATCTCTCTACCCGCAAGCAATGCGACTGAAGCAGTGCAGTGGACTTATTTTGGCTATCTTGGGGCAGTTAAAGAACAAAACGGCGCGGCAATGTCTTTGGGTAGGGTATCTACCTTCCTCGATATCTATTGCCAACGGGATTTAGATAATGGGGACGTGACCGAAGCAGAAATTCAAGAACTTATCGATCATTTCGTGATGAAGTTGCGGATGGTGCGTTTCTTACGCCATCCGGCTTATAACGAACTATTTTCGGGCGATCCCACTTGGGTAACAGAATCTATTGGCGGGATGGGAGAAGATGGCAGAACTTTAGTTACTAAAAGCAGCTTCCGTTTCTTAAACACTTTATACAACTTAGGTCCTGCGCCAGAACCAAATCTTACCGTTCTTTGGTCGGAAAGACTGCCCGTAGGTTTCAAACGCTTCTGCACTAAAGTTTCTGCCGACACTAGTTCCATTCAATACGAAAACGACGATCTGATGCGTGGCTACTACGGCGACGACTACGGCATTGCTTGCTGCGTATCTGGTATGCGGATCGGCAAACAGATGCAGTTCTTTGGTGCCAGGGTTAATTTAGCTAAAGCCTTGCTTTATGCCATTAATGGTGGTAAGGATGAAAAAGCAGGGGAACAAATTGCCCCGATGTTTGCCCCCATAACTTCGGAATATTTAGATTATCAAGAAGTTACCGCTAAATTCGATTTAATGATGGGCTGGTTGGCAAAACTCTACGTCAACACCCTCAACGTCATCCACTATATGCACGATAAGTACTGCTACGAGCGTCTGGAGATGGCACTGCACGATCGCGATGTCTATCGGACGATGGCTTGTGGGGTAGCTGGTTTATCGGTAGTGGGGGATGCCTTATCGGCAATCAAATATGCCAAAGTCAAAGTGCTTCGCAACGATGACGGCTTGGCAGTAGATTACGCCATAGAAGGAGATTATCCCAAATTCGGCAACAATGACGATCGCGTCGATAAAATTACCGCTAAAGTAGTGGAAGACTTTATGAACAAAGTCCGCCAGCACAAAACCTATCGCAACGCCGTCCCCACTCAGTCAATTCTCACCATTACCTCTAACGTCGTTTACGGCAAGAAAACAGGCAACACCCCCGATGGACGCAAAGCAGGACAACCCTTTGCCCCTGGTGCCAACCCCATGCACGGACGGGATACCAAAGGCGCGATCGCTGCATTAGAATCTGTAGCCAAACTGCCTTACGAACACGCTCAAGACGGCATTTCCTACACCTTCTCCATCGTTCCCGAAGCCTTGGGCAAAACTGAAGATAGCAAAATTAATAACCTGGCAGGAATGTTAGATGGTTATTTCCACGATACGGGACACCATATCAACATCAACGTGTTAAATCGCGAAACTTTAAT
Coding sequences within it:
- the pflB gene encoding formate C-acetyltransferase — protein: MLQQWKGFVSGKWTEEINLRDFIQQNYTPYEGDGSFLASTTEVTHRLWEKVKDLMAVEREKGILDTDTKVPSGITAHAPGYIDRDLEKIVGLQTDKPLKRAIMPFGGIRVVKSSLEAYGYQLDPQTQEIFTKYRKTHNDGVFDAYSREMKLARHSGIITGLPDAYGRGRIIGDYRRVALYGCDRLIADKQQQLSSLEVDTFDEEVIRLREEISEQIRALKELVEMAASYGCDISLPASNATEAVQWTYFGYLGAVKEQNGAAMSLGRVSTFLDIYCQRDLDNGDVTEAEIQELIDHFVMKLRMVRFLRHPAYNELFSGDPTWVTESIGGMGEDGRTLVTKSSFRFLNTLYNLGPAPEPNLTVLWSERLPVGFKRFCTKVSADTSSIQYENDDLMRGYYGDDYGIACCVSGMRIGKQMQFFGARVNLAKALLYAINGGKDEKAGEQIAPMFAPITSEYLDYQEVTAKFDLMMGWLAKLYVNTLNVIHYMHDKYCYERLEMALHDRDVYRTMACGVAGLSVVGDALSAIKYAKVKVLRNDDGLAVDYAIEGDYPKFGNNDDRVDKITAKVVEDFMNKVRQHKTYRNAVPTQSILTITSNVVYGKKTGNTPDGRKAGQPFAPGANPMHGRDTKGAIAALESVAKLPYEHAQDGISYTFSIVPEALGKTEDSKINNLAGMLDGYFHDTGHHININVLNRETLIDAMEHPELYPQLTIRVSGYAVNFIKLTREQQLDVINRTFHERV